The proteins below come from a single Synechococcus sp. WH 8101 genomic window:
- a CDS encoding cation-translocating P-type ATPase, with protein sequence MVADLAHSRHWTQVSDLPGRLRVRCHGLNPVGEPASNRLDSTLLHHCRLTLSSCHWLRGFRINPLAGSICLHYPPQHRRDLKTLLERALTPPLPGSGLDLADPEQSLFAPGRPLIRHGLSCASILLIDAITPLPLTLLLGLSSLLLWPRINAALRQLRQGRLDVETLELGFSTAMLLEGLPRETLTDLGIHDATGAVQGVMQPDEDVVDGDRLLARLGRVVQLQPPDSAADPIPLAEAKPGQHYLIHGQQLCPLRSTLVSGRLLVSNRRINGHWHPRWLKRGEVIPTGSLVIRGQGTLELSEALISDPTYALLHEQHDRSRIETGVLDRRLQRLSDWMSPLLLAGGGVMLARGSGEIALAALRFSPLHNWSDSVTASRLTAVADLALHKVRIRNPNVLSSLGRIRHLVVTQSCLNQAGGMRLKEEAAPGTNPIKGELLRLLAGIQSWLSGINGMAIWTRQLQEIETPTAITSVAIEAEGSRYRLRTRAGDSVVIEAERPDDLLTSLRVSRNGASIGRIVLEFLPDDHWLEAAEMLNRLGIRLHVVSSLPDDQLETCTEALQLPDDQRHGACDAEARLALIRRLQGNGRDGVAYMGYLLQDLAALEQADVSMGMTTPDDSLMVARLCDLMIPTNASWLPRLVTMSRRLQQAETGNFSLITGSQIATALITATGWIAPMQAILFYDLPMLLAELNNILSVQTAGYAASGHPLPSRNKRQDAR encoded by the coding sequence GTGGTTGCCGACCTTGCCCACTCCCGGCACTGGACCCAGGTCAGCGACCTGCCCGGGCGGCTGCGGGTGCGATGTCATGGCCTGAACCCCGTCGGGGAACCGGCGAGCAACCGGCTCGACTCCACCCTGCTGCACCACTGCCGGCTCACCCTGAGCAGCTGTCACTGGTTGCGCGGTTTCCGGATCAATCCCCTGGCGGGAAGCATCTGCCTCCACTACCCACCGCAGCATCGGCGCGACCTGAAAACGCTCTTGGAGCGAGCACTGACGCCCCCGCTCCCTGGAAGCGGCCTCGACCTCGCCGATCCGGAACAGTCGCTGTTCGCACCCGGACGGCCCCTGATCCGCCATGGTCTCTCCTGCGCCTCGATCCTCCTGATCGATGCCATCACCCCCCTGCCGCTCACCCTGCTGCTGGGTCTCTCCTCCCTGCTGCTCTGGCCCAGGATTAACGCCGCCCTGCGGCAACTGCGGCAGGGCCGGCTCGATGTGGAGACCTTGGAGCTGGGCTTTTCCACCGCCATGCTGCTGGAGGGTCTGCCCCGCGAAACCCTCACCGACCTGGGCATTCACGATGCCACCGGTGCCGTCCAGGGGGTGATGCAACCGGATGAAGACGTTGTGGATGGCGACCGCCTGCTGGCTCGTCTCGGCCGGGTGGTGCAACTGCAACCGCCAGACAGTGCGGCCGATCCGATCCCCCTGGCCGAGGCCAAACCGGGCCAGCACTACCTGATTCATGGCCAGCAGCTCTGCCCCTTGCGCTCGACGCTGGTGTCGGGCCGTCTGCTGGTGAGCAATCGCCGCATCAACGGCCACTGGCATCCGCGCTGGCTGAAGCGGGGCGAGGTGATTCCCACCGGTTCTCTGGTGATCCGCGGCCAGGGAACTCTCGAACTGAGCGAAGCGCTGATCAGCGATCCCACCTACGCCCTGCTGCACGAACAGCACGACCGCAGCCGGATCGAAACCGGTGTGCTCGATCGGCGCCTGCAGCGACTCTCCGACTGGATGAGTCCGCTGCTGCTGGCCGGTGGCGGCGTGATGCTGGCGCGGGGATCGGGGGAGATTGCCCTGGCGGCGCTCCGTTTCAGCCCGCTGCACAACTGGAGCGACAGCGTCACCGCCTCCAGGCTCACCGCCGTGGCCGATCTGGCCCTGCACAAGGTGCGGATCCGCAACCCGAATGTGCTCAGCAGCCTGGGACGCATCCGCCATCTGGTGGTGACCCAGAGCTGCCTGAATCAGGCCGGCGGCATGCGACTGAAGGAAGAAGCGGCCCCGGGCACCAACCCGATCAAAGGAGAGCTGCTCCGCCTGCTCGCCGGCATTCAAAGCTGGTTGAGCGGAATCAATGGCATGGCGATCTGGACCCGGCAGCTGCAGGAGATCGAAACGCCAACGGCGATCACCTCCGTGGCGATCGAGGCGGAAGGGAGTCGTTACAGGTTGCGCACCCGTGCCGGCGACAGCGTGGTGATCGAAGCGGAACGGCCCGACGATCTGCTGACATCCCTGCGGGTGAGCCGTAATGGTGCCTCCATCGGGCGGATTGTGCTGGAGTTCCTGCCGGATGACCACTGGCTGGAGGCTGCAGAGATGCTCAACCGGCTCGGCATCCGCCTGCATGTGGTGTCGTCGCTTCCCGATGACCAGCTGGAAACCTGTACTGAAGCGCTGCAGCTCCCCGATGACCAGCGGCATGGTGCTTGCGATGCCGAAGCACGCCTCGCCCTGATTCGTCGCTTACAGGGCAACGGCCGAGACGGGGTCGCCTACATGGGCTACCTGCTCCAGGATCTGGCCGCTTTGGAGCAGGCCGACGTGTCGATGGGCATGACCACCCCCGACGACAGCCTCATGGTGGCGCGGCTCTGCGACCTGATGATCCCCACCAATGCCTCCTGGCTGCCGCGCCTGGTGACCATGAGCCGGCGACTGCAACAGGCGGAAACCGGGAACTTCAGCCTGATCACTGGCTCCCAGATCGCCACCGCCTTGATCACCGCCACCGGCTGGATCGCTCCGATGCAAGCGATCCTCTTCTACGACCTGCCGATGTTGCTGGCGGAGCTCAACAACATTCTGAGCGTGCAGACGGCGGGTTATGCCGCATCCGGCCACCCGCTGCCATCGCGAAACAAGCGCCAGGACGCCCGCTGA
- a CDS encoding cation-translocating P-type ATPase, with protein sequence MTPWHPSDIQIVHRCGARLRLRLPSTDSESQRLARWIESQAEISSVRHNRIGGCLVLQLAPTAKSWDEQQLQAWLEQLPRSGDHRLDEVAIDATPASPAEQNAGGDEEEPFVPSRIVLPVSSLALALLAGPLSLPPLAVAAFILVAARLSFKRAWDGLRQERRINVDALDALAVTIHSLEGFLTGPALMISMIEGGEAVRDATQRIAHSASTDLLASLQADVRRLDDAGQEEVIPSTEVVAGDRLIFYPGDSIPVDGEVEKGEVSFDVVKLTGESVPRHAEAGDEVLAGFILLEGTLIMRATAVGEQTRIGQITAMIDSAPVFDTRVGNVAARIANRFVLPTLALAGVSLLLSAGNLAQAASLLMFDLGTGLRVSVPTAIMAALTRAGSQGLLIRSGRALELLNDVDVVVFDKTGTLTQGHPSVVHLDVLNNAYSREQLIRLAASAEQGLNHPIAESIIQFAAAEDVAGVSPDAWDYRIGRGVAAVIDGHQVLIGNARLLHEEGLSEPKLPERSELNASTPVYLAVDGAMAAVFHAADELRPDSKALVQELHRRGIEAHMLTGDVATVAHAVAERLGLYPEEVHAEALPDQKAELVKSFKEQGRRVVFVGDGINDSAALAYADVSVSFASGSDLARETADIVLTNDKVSGLIAAQDLSRRTFRLINQNIGIVGVPNLTALVIGTFFPLGPVAAVLINNGSSLVAAGNAMRTLQFRPEPLPELEAGGVRKARPGRSDASTTTEVADSETAIQPLRARELAKRLGTSHQQLSSLRRKGELHRWSRENDPDGHSWSYCERRKVYVPEALAAA encoded by the coding sequence TTGACCCCCTGGCATCCCAGCGACATCCAGATCGTGCACCGCTGCGGCGCGCGCCTACGTCTGCGCCTGCCCAGCACCGATTCTGAGAGCCAGCGCCTGGCCCGATGGATCGAGTCTCAGGCTGAGATCAGCAGCGTTCGCCACAACCGCATCGGAGGTTGTCTTGTGCTGCAACTGGCCCCAACGGCCAAGAGCTGGGATGAGCAGCAGCTTCAAGCCTGGCTCGAGCAGCTGCCCCGCAGCGGTGATCATCGTCTCGACGAAGTGGCGATTGATGCCACGCCGGCGAGCCCGGCGGAGCAAAACGCTGGGGGTGATGAAGAGGAACCGTTTGTTCCCTCCCGGATTGTGCTGCCGGTGAGCTCACTGGCCTTGGCCCTGTTGGCGGGTCCGCTCTCGCTGCCTCCCCTGGCGGTGGCCGCCTTCATCCTGGTGGCCGCACGCCTCAGCTTCAAGCGAGCCTGGGACGGCCTGCGCCAAGAGCGCCGCATCAATGTGGATGCTCTCGATGCCCTGGCGGTGACGATCCACAGCCTGGAGGGCTTCCTGACGGGTCCAGCGCTGATGATCAGCATGATCGAGGGCGGCGAAGCCGTTCGCGACGCGACTCAGCGCATTGCCCATTCCGCCAGCACCGATCTGCTTGCCAGCCTGCAGGCCGATGTGCGCCGGCTCGATGATGCGGGTCAAGAAGAGGTGATTCCCAGTACGGAAGTCGTCGCTGGCGACCGTCTGATCTTCTATCCCGGCGATAGCATTCCTGTGGATGGAGAGGTGGAGAAGGGAGAAGTGAGCTTCGATGTGGTGAAGCTCACCGGTGAATCCGTGCCACGCCATGCCGAAGCCGGCGATGAGGTGCTGGCTGGATTCATTCTTCTCGAAGGCACCCTGATCATGCGCGCCACCGCCGTGGGTGAGCAGACCCGGATCGGCCAGATCACGGCGATGATCGATTCCGCTCCGGTGTTCGACACGCGAGTGGGCAATGTGGCAGCGCGGATTGCCAACCGGTTCGTCTTGCCAACCCTGGCTCTCGCCGGTGTGTCCCTACTACTGAGTGCCGGCAACCTGGCCCAGGCGGCCTCTCTGTTGATGTTCGACCTCGGCACCGGCCTGCGGGTGTCGGTGCCCACCGCGATCATGGCGGCCCTCACCCGAGCCGGCAGTCAGGGCCTCTTGATCCGCAGCGGCCGCGCCCTCGAGCTGCTCAATGATGTGGATGTGGTGGTCTTCGACAAGACCGGCACCCTCACCCAGGGTCACCCCTCGGTGGTTCACCTGGATGTGCTCAACAATGCCTACTCCCGGGAACAACTGATTCGCCTCGCCGCCAGCGCCGAGCAGGGTCTCAACCACCCGATCGCCGAATCGATCATTCAGTTCGCTGCAGCCGAAGACGTGGCGGGTGTCAGCCCGGACGCCTGGGATTACCGCATCGGCCGTGGTGTTGCCGCCGTGATCGACGGACATCAGGTGCTGATCGGCAACGCTCGCCTGCTGCATGAGGAAGGCCTGAGCGAGCCGAAGCTGCCTGAGCGCTCCGAGCTGAACGCTTCCACCCCTGTGTATCTCGCTGTGGATGGCGCCATGGCGGCCGTGTTCCACGCCGCTGATGAGCTGCGGCCCGACAGCAAGGCCCTGGTGCAGGAGCTGCATCGTCGCGGCATCGAAGCCCACATGCTGACGGGCGATGTGGCAACCGTGGCCCATGCCGTAGCCGAACGCCTTGGCCTGTATCCCGAAGAGGTGCACGCCGAAGCGCTGCCCGACCAGAAGGCCGAGCTGGTGAAGAGCTTCAAGGAGCAGGGACGTCGGGTGGTGTTTGTGGGTGACGGCATCAACGATTCCGCCGCCCTGGCCTACGCCGATGTGTCGGTGTCGTTCGCATCCGGCAGTGATCTGGCCCGTGAAACCGCCGACATCGTGCTCACCAACGACAAGGTGTCGGGGTTGATCGCCGCCCAGGACCTATCCCGCCGCACCTTCCGCCTGATCAACCAGAACATCGGCATCGTGGGAGTGCCCAACCTCACCGCCCTGGTAATCGGCACCTTCTTCCCCCTCGGACCGGTGGCCGCCGTTTTGATCAACAACGGCTCCTCCCTGGTGGCAGCGGGCAATGCCATGCGCACGCTGCAGTTCCGCCCGGAACCCCTACCCGAACTGGAGGCCGGCGGCGTGCGAAAGGCTCGCCCTGGCCGCAGCGACGCCAGCACCACAACGGAGGTCGCCGACTCCGAAACGGCGATCCAGCCCCTGCGCGCCAGGGAACTGGCCAAGCGGCTTGGCACCAGCCATCAACAGCTGAGTTCTCTGCGTCGCAAGGGTGAACTGCACCGCTGGAGCCGGGAGAACGATCCCGATGGCCACAGCTGGAGCTACTGCGAGCGCCGCAAGGTGTATGTGCCCGAGGCGTTGGCTGCCGCATGA
- a CDS encoding DUF1345 domain-containing protein — protein sequence MVESQPVNFSETTFRNFHDLARARRALPIGIVVTLVALFWMGGRPGRLDEAFSMGFLIAMLVDLWHFNRAAYRLGAEETRVLFGHERARRQRLIARTVVFTFMSIGVLSLSIQDLHHAKGALPEWLRILVYFAAMFATWMQLHYGFGIHYAKAYFQLNPIARGDGVDPQGFIFEGDDPIFTDFLYVAFAVGLTYAMSDVTLEDARVRRTVWFHSLMSFLFYSTVISAVLNLFTSA from the coding sequence TTGGTCGAATCGCAGCCCGTGAATTTCTCCGAAACCACGTTCCGAAATTTCCATGATCTGGCCAGGGCGCGGCGGGCGTTGCCGATCGGGATTGTGGTGACCCTGGTGGCCCTGTTCTGGATGGGCGGACGGCCCGGTCGCCTCGATGAGGCGTTTTCCATGGGCTTCTTGATTGCGATGCTGGTGGATCTCTGGCATTTCAATCGGGCGGCTTATCGTCTCGGTGCCGAAGAAACACGCGTGTTGTTTGGCCATGAACGGGCGCGCCGGCAGCGGCTGATCGCCCGCACCGTGGTGTTCACGTTCATGAGTATTGGTGTGCTCAGCCTGAGTATTCAGGATCTGCACCATGCCAAGGGGGCGCTGCCGGAATGGTTGCGGATTCTGGTGTATTTCGCGGCCATGTTCGCCACCTGGATGCAGTTGCACTATGGCTTTGGAATTCATTATGCCAAGGCCTATTTCCAGCTCAATCCGATCGCCCGAGGCGACGGTGTGGATCCCCAGGGCTTCATTTTTGAAGGCGATGATCCGATCTTCACCGATTTTCTTTATGTCGCTTTCGCCGTAGGGCTCACTTACGCCATGAGTGATGTGACCCTGGAAGACGCCCGGGTGAGGCGAACGGTGTGGTTCCATTCCTTGATGAGCTTCCTGTTCTATTCCACAGTGATCTCGGCTGTGCTGAATCTGTTCACCAGCGCCTGA
- a CDS encoding glycosyltransferase, whose product MFGQARADLPSKIALVHEWFTPRSVGGAEQVVAAIDTCLTLRGHQPDLVALVDGESGRSGSPWQGRRILTSPIQQLPWGISHVQQYLPLLPLAIEQIDLAAYPLVISSSHLVAKGVLTSPEQLHVSYVHTPVRYAWDQMHAYLRRSALARRGLGPLIRWQLHALRQWDQLSAARVDHLLANSRFTARRIRRFWGREAQVLHPPVQVERFRWDQPRDATYLCVCRLVPYKRVDVVVEAFNRLGLPLLVVGDGPERRSLERLAGPTVQILGRLPSSRVEALMARCRAFVYAGLEDFGIAPVEAMAAGAPVIGLGRGGLLDSVRCASSGVSAPTGVLFPEQTPASVAAAVSWFEERRLWRELAPERMRAWAERFSPDRFASRFETVLERLWSGHQQACAAAGSDPGQLPGLAACD is encoded by the coding sequence ATGTTTGGTCAGGCCAGGGCTGACCTGCCCAGCAAGATTGCCTTGGTGCACGAGTGGTTCACCCCTCGTTCCGTTGGTGGTGCTGAGCAGGTGGTGGCTGCCATCGACACCTGTCTGACGCTGCGAGGCCACCAGCCCGACCTCGTGGCTCTGGTGGATGGGGAGAGCGGTCGGTCCGGCAGCCCCTGGCAGGGACGGCGCATCCTCACGAGCCCGATTCAGCAGCTGCCCTGGGGGATCAGCCATGTGCAGCAGTATCTGCCGCTGTTGCCGCTGGCGATCGAGCAGATCGACCTGGCCGCTTATCCCTTGGTGATCAGCAGCAGCCATCTGGTGGCCAAGGGAGTCCTGACGTCCCCCGAGCAGCTGCATGTGAGTTACGTGCACACACCCGTGCGTTACGCCTGGGATCAGATGCATGCCTATCTGCGTCGCTCGGCGCTGGCGCGTCGCGGGCTTGGGCCCCTGATCCGCTGGCAACTGCATGCCTTGCGTCAGTGGGATCAGCTCAGCGCTGCCCGCGTGGATCACCTGCTGGCTAATTCCCGCTTCACGGCCCGGAGGATTCGGCGCTTCTGGGGGCGGGAGGCCCAGGTGCTGCATCCGCCAGTGCAGGTGGAGCGGTTCCGCTGGGATCAACCCCGCGATGCGACCTATCTCTGCGTCTGCCGCCTGGTGCCCTACAAGCGCGTCGATGTGGTGGTGGAGGCCTTCAATCGTCTCGGCCTGCCCCTGCTGGTGGTGGGCGATGGGCCGGAACGTCGCTCCCTTGAGCGGCTGGCTGGTCCCACGGTGCAGATCCTTGGTCGCTTGCCCTCGTCGCGGGTGGAGGCCCTGATGGCCCGCTGTCGCGCCTTTGTGTATGCGGGGCTGGAGGATTTCGGCATCGCGCCGGTGGAGGCGATGGCGGCCGGCGCTCCCGTGATCGGCCTGGGTCGTGGCGGTCTGCTCGACAGCGTGCGCTGCGCCTCCTCCGGTGTCAGCGCTCCGACCGGTGTGCTGTTCCCCGAGCAGACTCCCGCCTCGGTGGCCGCTGCCGTCAGCTGGTTTGAGGAGCGTCGCCTCTGGCGTGAGCTGGCGCCGGAGCGGATGCGCGCCTGGGCCGAGCGCTTCAGCCCGGATCGGTTTGCGTCCCGTTTTGAGACAGTGCTGGAACGGCTCTGGTCTGGTCATCAGCAGGCCTGTGCCGCAGCAGGGAGTGACCCCGGCCAGCTGCCAGGTCTCGCTGCCTGCGATTGA
- a CDS encoding sugar transferase produces the protein MVSTARRLRLNTAPAALRRKASRRHLELLAAPPSELPVKALVRQQSTLGRSIKRTGDVVFALAVLALGSPLLVVLALLVKISSPGPVFYVQRRVGRGYRRFGCIKFRTMRADADQVLSRVLAESPDMRAEFERDFKLRQDPRITPIGRFLRRSSLDELPQFFNVLRGEMSVVGPRPIVDKEIQRYGPYMDEVLAVRPGLTGLWQVSGRNNLSYAKRVRLDLAYARGRSFRLDLAIILRTFGVLLLPMDRGAY, from the coding sequence ATGGTGAGCACCGCGCGTCGTCTGCGCTTGAACACTGCCCCGGCCGCACTGCGGCGCAAAGCCAGTCGCCGCCATCTCGAGCTTCTGGCGGCACCGCCCTCTGAGCTGCCTGTCAAGGCGTTGGTGCGTCAACAGAGCACCCTGGGCCGCAGTATTAAGCGCACAGGTGACGTGGTGTTCGCCCTGGCCGTGCTTGCCCTCGGTTCGCCGCTGCTGGTGGTTCTGGCGCTGTTGGTGAAGATCAGCTCACCAGGTCCTGTTTTTTATGTGCAGCGCCGTGTGGGGCGGGGCTATCGCCGCTTCGGCTGCATCAAATTCCGCACGATGCGTGCTGATGCAGATCAGGTGTTGAGTCGTGTGCTGGCGGAATCGCCCGACATGCGCGCCGAATTTGAACGTGATTTCAAGCTGCGCCAGGATCCCCGCATCACGCCGATCGGCCGTTTTCTGCGCCGTTCCAGCCTCGATGAACTGCCCCAGTTTTTCAATGTGTTGCGCGGAGAAATGAGTGTGGTGGGTCCACGCCCGATTGTGGACAAGGAGATTCAGCGTTACGGCCCTTACATGGATGAGGTGCTGGCGGTGCGTCCTGGTCTCACTGGGCTCTGGCAGGTGAGTGGGCGCAACAATCTCAGCTATGCCAAGCGGGTGCGTCTCGATCTTGCCTACGCCCGGGGGCGTTCATTCCGACTCGACCTGGCCATCATCCTGCGCACCTTCGGTGTGTTGTTGCTGCCCATGGATCGTGGCGCTTACTGA
- the cbiB gene encoding adenosylcobinamide-phosphate synthase CbiB: MSQPFLYVIAAAGLDLLLGDPRWCPHPVVWMGRCITILRRCVERLAGDHRLGLRIGGGLITLLLVLGSGTCGWALERLVFPGSPLPSPWAAIVLVVALASALAARSLRDSVLAVVDTLPDLVAARQALAWIVGRDTEALNQEEILRAAAETASENAVDGLFAPLFWMLLGASLWQLGDTTGPGPLALAWAFKASSTLDSMLGYRRGRLQWLGTAGARLDDALTWLPCRLVLLTLPLVSRPWRGWLRLVRAAERDGRPDPSPNAGRSQAIYAHCAGVRLGGANRYGERWVEKPLLASDQAAVSEPAVRHILHLSLRLELVWLLPALIISAAQR, translated from the coding sequence CTGAGTCAGCCCTTCCTCTATGTAATCGCCGCAGCAGGTCTCGACCTGCTGCTGGGTGATCCCCGCTGGTGTCCCCATCCCGTGGTGTGGATGGGGCGCTGCATCACCATCCTGCGCCGATGCGTTGAACGGCTCGCCGGTGATCACCGCCTGGGCCTTCGCATCGGCGGTGGGCTGATCACGCTGCTGTTGGTGCTGGGAAGTGGCACCTGCGGCTGGGCCTTGGAACGGTTGGTGTTTCCAGGCTCGCCTCTGCCATCGCCCTGGGCTGCCATCGTGCTGGTGGTGGCCTTGGCCAGCGCCCTGGCGGCGCGCAGCCTGCGCGACAGCGTGCTCGCCGTCGTGGATACGCTCCCCGATCTGGTCGCGGCCAGGCAGGCTTTGGCCTGGATCGTGGGGCGAGACACCGAGGCGCTCAATCAGGAGGAGATCCTGCGGGCCGCCGCCGAAACTGCCAGTGAAAACGCCGTGGATGGCCTCTTCGCTCCCCTGTTCTGGATGCTGCTCGGCGCGTCGCTCTGGCAATTGGGTGACACAACGGGGCCAGGGCCGCTGGCCCTGGCCTGGGCCTTCAAGGCCAGCAGCACACTCGATTCCATGCTCGGGTATCGCCGCGGTCGCCTGCAATGGCTTGGCACCGCTGGCGCCCGACTCGATGATGCGCTCACCTGGCTGCCCTGCCGCCTGGTGCTCCTGACGCTACCCCTGGTCAGTCGCCCCTGGAGGGGCTGGCTCCGGCTGGTGCGTGCCGCCGAACGGGATGGACGTCCCGATCCCTCACCGAATGCGGGCCGCTCCCAGGCGATCTATGCCCACTGCGCAGGGGTTCGGCTCGGTGGTGCCAATCGCTATGGCGAGCGCTGGGTGGAGAAACCCCTGCTGGCGAGCGACCAGGCAGCGGTGAGCGAGCCAGCGGTGCGTCACATCCTCCACTTGAGCCTGAGGCTGGAACTGGTTTGGCTGCTGCCGGCTCTGATAATCAGCGCCGCTCAACGCTGA